A single genomic interval of Odontesthes bonariensis isolate fOdoBon6 chromosome 3, fOdoBon6.hap1, whole genome shotgun sequence harbors:
- the zmynd8 gene encoding MYND-type zinc finger-containing chromatin reader ZMYND8 isoform X3: MHPHSVSEEGEKAEKQTTTEEMEISTRSKDTGPTERMAPKRKMPSPSHSSNGHSSAETSPCPVKKKKKPGAVGSSKDQSELRHGPFYYVKQPALTTDPVDVLPQDGRNDFYCWLCHREGQVLCCELCPRVYHAKCLKLPAEPEGDWFCPECEKITVAECIETQSKAMMMLTIDQLSYLLKFALQKMKQPGDHPRLSSRPPHAASTQRKTFNWTEPFQKPVSLEQHPDYAEYIFHPMDLCTLEKNVKKKMYGCTEAFLADVKWILHNCIIYNGGNHKLTATAKVIVKICEHEMNEIEVCPECYLSACQKRDNWFCEPCSNPHPLVWAKLKGFPFWPAKALRDKDGQVDARFFGQHDRAWVPLNNCYLMSKEIPFSVKKTKSIFNSAMQEMEVYVENMRKKFGVFNYAPFRTPYTPDNNFQMLLDPSNPSSTPIKPEKQEKIKLSFDMTASPKIPLTRTMLSGAGVPGSAAGRRPPLTDMPRSPMSTNSSAHTGSDGEQETADKSQMKAANSQYSTEEESMDCAGNSPDGPKPLQPQAPGITKQEKAPQTGSILNLNLDRSKAEMDLKELSETVQQKQGATPVLTSPKRQIKSRFQLNLDKTIESCKAQLGIDEISVDDYKGVEHSDSEDSDKSDSSESEYASDEEQKNKGGQDTAPKEEPQKESTRTKVKDQPLVGKEEVEKADLVVSSDSAADDSSATLQDASTKEKISTDVEKENLERIKPAPESPVSKEKSQVKQETKQSVPVEDSDSERELVIDLGEEHGGKERKRSRKDSNSIKESTAGKSEGKALTTSALPSLNSTAPSTPSSVSTQSSMTIPVTMVSFTAPSPATISLASMSSATVTPPSSSSASATPALKKQRPLLPRETVPVVQRAVVWNPAAKFQTSSQKWHMQKVQRQQQSQQPVAATHAQASSPKQGQAQVPTQTQAAGNGSTAVPSSSAQQSSQSTRYQTRQAVKAVQQKDTPLSTSTSAVTLVSSSPASVAMMAASSLGTAATASPTDLYIPTASADVAADIAKYTNKIMDAIKGTMNEIYNDLSKSSSGNTIAEIKRLRIEIEKLQWLHQQELSEMKHNLELTMAEMRQSLEQERERLVTEVKKQMELEKQQAVDETKKKQWCANCRKEAIFYCCWNTSYCDYPCQQAHWPEHMKSCTQSATAPQQEPEAEPTAADLPNKGLGQTSSGPISVRDMPVSAPSDKDCDTEKSTDGVAVTLS, translated from the exons ATGCATCCACACAG tgtgtcagaggagggggaaaaagcagagaaacagaCCACAACAGAGGAGATGGAGATCTCAACAAGATCCAAAG ACACGGGACCGACGGAGCGGATGGCCCCAAAACGAAAGATGCCCAGTCCTTCTCACTCATCCAATGGTCACTCCTCTGCTGAGACCTCGCCCTGCCcagttaaaaagaagaaaaagccaGGCGCTGTTGGTAGCAGCAAAGACCAG TCAGAACTAAGACATGGTCCCTTTTACTATGTGAAGCAGCCAGCACTCACCACAGACCCAGTTGATGTTCTACCACAGGACGGCAGGAATGACTTTTACTGCTGGCTGTGCCACCGCGAGGGCCAGGTGCTCTGCTGTGAGCTCTGCCCCAGGGTGTACCACGCCAAGTGTCTCAAACTGCCAGCCGAGCCCGAGGGCGACTGGTTCTGTCCAGAATGTGAG AAGATAACAGTTGCAGAGTGTATAGAGACTCAGAGCAAGGCCATGATGATGCTAACTATAGACCAGCTCTCGTACCTACTAAAGTTTGCCTTGCAGAAGATGAAACAACCAGGT GATCATCCCCGCTTGTCATCTCGCCCCCCCCATGCAGCTTCCACGCAGAGAAAGACTTTTAATTGG ACTGAACCCTTCCAGAAGCCCGTGTCTCTTGAACAGCATCCTGATTATGCAGAGTACATTTTTCATCCTATGGATCTTTGCACACTTGAGAAG AAtgtcaaaaagaaaatgtatggcTGCACGGAGGCCTTTCTAGCAGATGTGAAATGGATTTTGCACAACTGCATTATATACAATGGAG GCAATCACAAACTCACAGCGACTGCTAAAGTGATAGTAAAAATCTGTGAGCATGAG ATGAATGAGATTGAAGTTTGTCCAGAGTGTTATCTTTCTGCTTGCCAAAAGAGAGACAACTGGTTCTGTGAGCCTTGC AGTAACCCGCACCCTCTAGTGTGGGCCAAACTGAAAGGATTTCCATTCTGGCCTGCTAAAGCTCTGCGGGACAAAGATGGACAAGTGGACGCACGCTTCTTCGGTCAGCATGACAG GGCTTGGGTTCCTTTAAACAACTGCTACCTCATGTCCAAAGAGATTCCATTCTCTGTGAAGAAGACCAAAAGCATCTTCAACAGTGCCATGCAAGAGATGGAGGTCTATGTGGAGAACATGAGAAAGAAGTTCGGAGTGTTTAATTACGCCCCCTTCAGGACACCCTACACCCCTGACAATAACTTCCAGATGCTCCTTGATCCCTCTAACCCCTCATCCACCCCCATCAAACCGGAGAAACAGGAGAAGATCAAGCTGAGCTTTGATATGACCGCATCGCCCAAGATTCCATTGACCAGGACAATGTTGTCTGGTGCTGGGGTGCCAGGGAGCGCGGCAGGGCGACGGCCCCCTCTCACTGACATGCCTCGCTCCCCGATGAGCACCAACTCCTCGGCCCACACAGGTTCTGATGGGGAACAGGAAACGGCAGACAAGTCCCAGATGAAAGCAGCAAACAGCCAGTACAGTACAGAAGAAGAGTCCATGGACTGCGCAG GCAATTCCCCTGACGGCCCCAAACCACTCCAACCTCAAGCTCCTGGCATCACCAAGCAGGAGAAAGCACCACAAACAGGAAGCATTCTCAACCTTAATTTAG ATCGAAGTAAAGCAGAAATGGACCTCAAAGAGCTAAGTGAAACGGTTCAGCAGAAACAGGGAGCCACGCCGGTCCTCACCTCCCCAAAAAGACAGATAAAGAGCCGTTTTCAGCTAAACTTGGACAAAACCATAGAGAGTTGTAAGGCACAGCTGG GTATTGATGAGATCTCTGTGGATGACTATAAAGGTGTGGAACACAGTGACTCAGAGGACTCTGACAAATCCGACTCCAGTGAGAGTGAATATGCCAGTGATGAGGAGCAGAAGAACAAGGGCGGCCAGGACACAGCGCCCAAAGAGGAACCCCAGAAGGAGTCTACCAGAACTAAAGTGAAAGACCAACCTTTGGTAGGCAAAGAGGAGGTTGAAAAAGCCGATTTGGTTGTATCAAGTGACTCTGCAGCAGATGATTCCAGTGCAACACTGCAAGATGCATCAACTAAAGAGAAAATAAGCACtgatgtggaaaaagaaaacctgGAGAGGATCAAACCAGCTCCTGAATCACCAGTTTCCAAAGAAAAGTCTCAGGTGAAACAAGAGACAAAGCAGAGTGTTCCAGTGGAGGACTCTGACTCAGAGAGGGAGCTGGTTATTGATCTTGGAGAGGAACATGGCGGCAAGGAGAGGAAAAGGAGCAGAAAAGATAGCAACAGTATTAAAGAGTCAACTGCTGGTAAATCTGAAG GTAAAGCTCTGACCACGTCAGCACTCCCATCTCTAAACAGCACAGCTCCTTCCACTCCCTCCAGTGTTTCCACACAGTCCTCCATGACCATTCCTGTCACTATGGTCTCCTTTACTGCCCCTTCTCCAGCAACAATTAGCCTTGCGTCCATGTCCAGTGCCACCGTAACGCCCCCGTCTTCCTCCTCAGCCTCTGCCACACCAGCTTTAAAGAAACAGCGCCCTCTGCTGCCCAGAGAGACAGTGCCAGTGGTTCAGAGAGCTGTAGTGTGGAATCCCGCCGCCAAGTTTCAGACCTCTTCTCAGAAGTGGCACATGCAGAAGGTGCAGCGTCAGCAGCAAAGCCAGCAACCTGTGGCGGCCACGCACGCGCAGGCATCGTCTCCCAAGCAAGGCCAGGCTCAAGTGCCGACCCAGACACAAGCTGCAGGAAATGGCTCCACAGCGGTCCCCTCATCTTCAGCACAGCAGTCTTCACAAAGCACACGCTATCAGACCAGACAAGCAGTGAAGG CTGTTCAACAAAAAGACACTCCACTCAGCACATCCACGTCAGCTGTCACTCTGGTATCCAGCAGCCCAGCCTCCGTTGCCATGATGGCAGCATCAAGTTTGGGCACAGCTGCAACAGCGTCACCAACAGACTTGTACATCCCAACAGCCTCAGCAGACGTGGCTGCAGACATTGCCAAGTACACAAATAAA aTAATGGATGCAATAAAAGGCACAATGAATGAAATCTACAATGACCTTTCTAAGAGTTCTTCAGGGAATACAATAGCAGAG ATAAAACGACTAAGAATTGAAATAGAAAAGTTACAGTGGCTGCATCAACAAGAGTTGTCTGAAATGAAGCACAATCTTG AGCTGACAATGGCAGAGATGAGGCAGAGTCTGGAGCAGGAGAGAGAGAGGCTGGTGACTGAGGTGAAGAAACAGATGGAGCTGGAGAAGCAGCAGGCtgtggatgagacaaagaagaaGCAGTGGTGTGCAAACTGCAGGAAAGAGGCAATCTTCTACTGCTGCTGGAACACCAGCTACTGCGATTACCCCTGCCAGCAAGCCCACTGGCCAGAACACATGAAGTCCTGCACTCAGTCAG cCACAGCCCCACAGCAAGAACCTGAGGCTGAGCCAACAGCAGCAGACCTCCCAAACAAAGGTTTAGGGCAGACGAGCAGTGGCCCAATCTCTGTCAGAGACATGCCAGTCTCTGCGCCGTCAGACAAAGACTGTGACACGGAGAAGAGCACCGACGGTGTTGCTGTAACTTTATCTTAA
- the zmynd8 gene encoding MYND-type zinc finger-containing chromatin reader ZMYND8 isoform X4, whose protein sequence is MEISTRSKDTGPTERMAPKRKMPSPSHSSNGHSSAETSPCPVKKKKKPGAVGSSKDQSELRHGPFYYVKQPALTTDPVDVLPQDGRNDFYCWLCHREGQVLCCELCPRVYHAKCLKLPAEPEGDWFCPECEKITVAECIETQSKAMMMLTIDQLSYLLKFALQKMKQPGDHPRLSSRPPHAASTQRKTFNWTEPFQKPVSLEQHPDYAEYIFHPMDLCTLEKNVKKKMYGCTEAFLADVKWILHNCIIYNGGNHKLTATAKVIVKICEHEMNEIEVCPECYLSACQKRDNWFCEPCSNPHPLVWAKLKGFPFWPAKALRDKDGQVDARFFGQHDRAWVPLNNCYLMSKEIPFSVKKTKSIFNSAMQEMEVYVENMRKKFGVFNYAPFRTPYTPDNNFQMLLDPSNPSSTPIKPEKQEKIKLSFDMTASPKIPLTRTMLSGAGVPGSAAGRRPPLTDMPRSPMSTNSSAHTGSDGEQETADKSQMKAANSQYSTEEESMDCAGNSPDGPKPLQPQAPGITKQEKAPQTGSILNLNLDRSKAEMDLKELSETVQQKQGATPVLTSPKRQIKSRFQLNLDKTIESCKAQLGIDEISVDDYKGVEHSDSEDSDKSDSSESEYASDEEQKNKGGQDTAPKEEPQKESTRTKVKDQPLVGKEEVEKADLVVSSDSAADDSSATLQDASTKEKISTDVEKENLERIKPAPESPVSKEKSQVKQETKQSVPVEDSDSERELVIDLGEEHGGKERKRSRKDSNSIKESTAGKSEGKALTTSALPSLNSTAPSTPSSVSTQSSMTIPVTMVSFTAPSPATISLASMSSATVTPPSSSSASATPALKKQRPLLPRETVPVVQRAVVWNPAAKFQTSSQKWHMQKVQRQQQSQQPVAATHAQASSPKQGQAQVPTQTQAAGNGSTAVPSSSAQQSSQSTRYQTRQAVKAVQQKDTPLSTSTSAVTLVSSSPASVAMMAASSLGTAATASPTDLYIPTASADVAADIAKYTNKIMDAIKGTMNEIYNDLSKSSSGNTIAEIKRLRIEIEKLQWLHQQELSEMKHNLELTMAEMRQSLEQERERLVTEVKKQMELEKQQAVDETKKKQWCANCRKEAIFYCCWNTSYCDYPCQQAHWPEHMKSCTQSATAPQQEPEAEPTAADLPNKGLGQTSSGPISVRDMPVSAPSDKDCDTEKSTDGVAVTLS, encoded by the exons ATGGAGATCTCAACAAGATCCAAAG ACACGGGACCGACGGAGCGGATGGCCCCAAAACGAAAGATGCCCAGTCCTTCTCACTCATCCAATGGTCACTCCTCTGCTGAGACCTCGCCCTGCCcagttaaaaagaagaaaaagccaGGCGCTGTTGGTAGCAGCAAAGACCAG TCAGAACTAAGACATGGTCCCTTTTACTATGTGAAGCAGCCAGCACTCACCACAGACCCAGTTGATGTTCTACCACAGGACGGCAGGAATGACTTTTACTGCTGGCTGTGCCACCGCGAGGGCCAGGTGCTCTGCTGTGAGCTCTGCCCCAGGGTGTACCACGCCAAGTGTCTCAAACTGCCAGCCGAGCCCGAGGGCGACTGGTTCTGTCCAGAATGTGAG AAGATAACAGTTGCAGAGTGTATAGAGACTCAGAGCAAGGCCATGATGATGCTAACTATAGACCAGCTCTCGTACCTACTAAAGTTTGCCTTGCAGAAGATGAAACAACCAGGT GATCATCCCCGCTTGTCATCTCGCCCCCCCCATGCAGCTTCCACGCAGAGAAAGACTTTTAATTGG ACTGAACCCTTCCAGAAGCCCGTGTCTCTTGAACAGCATCCTGATTATGCAGAGTACATTTTTCATCCTATGGATCTTTGCACACTTGAGAAG AAtgtcaaaaagaaaatgtatggcTGCACGGAGGCCTTTCTAGCAGATGTGAAATGGATTTTGCACAACTGCATTATATACAATGGAG GCAATCACAAACTCACAGCGACTGCTAAAGTGATAGTAAAAATCTGTGAGCATGAG ATGAATGAGATTGAAGTTTGTCCAGAGTGTTATCTTTCTGCTTGCCAAAAGAGAGACAACTGGTTCTGTGAGCCTTGC AGTAACCCGCACCCTCTAGTGTGGGCCAAACTGAAAGGATTTCCATTCTGGCCTGCTAAAGCTCTGCGGGACAAAGATGGACAAGTGGACGCACGCTTCTTCGGTCAGCATGACAG GGCTTGGGTTCCTTTAAACAACTGCTACCTCATGTCCAAAGAGATTCCATTCTCTGTGAAGAAGACCAAAAGCATCTTCAACAGTGCCATGCAAGAGATGGAGGTCTATGTGGAGAACATGAGAAAGAAGTTCGGAGTGTTTAATTACGCCCCCTTCAGGACACCCTACACCCCTGACAATAACTTCCAGATGCTCCTTGATCCCTCTAACCCCTCATCCACCCCCATCAAACCGGAGAAACAGGAGAAGATCAAGCTGAGCTTTGATATGACCGCATCGCCCAAGATTCCATTGACCAGGACAATGTTGTCTGGTGCTGGGGTGCCAGGGAGCGCGGCAGGGCGACGGCCCCCTCTCACTGACATGCCTCGCTCCCCGATGAGCACCAACTCCTCGGCCCACACAGGTTCTGATGGGGAACAGGAAACGGCAGACAAGTCCCAGATGAAAGCAGCAAACAGCCAGTACAGTACAGAAGAAGAGTCCATGGACTGCGCAG GCAATTCCCCTGACGGCCCCAAACCACTCCAACCTCAAGCTCCTGGCATCACCAAGCAGGAGAAAGCACCACAAACAGGAAGCATTCTCAACCTTAATTTAG ATCGAAGTAAAGCAGAAATGGACCTCAAAGAGCTAAGTGAAACGGTTCAGCAGAAACAGGGAGCCACGCCGGTCCTCACCTCCCCAAAAAGACAGATAAAGAGCCGTTTTCAGCTAAACTTGGACAAAACCATAGAGAGTTGTAAGGCACAGCTGG GTATTGATGAGATCTCTGTGGATGACTATAAAGGTGTGGAACACAGTGACTCAGAGGACTCTGACAAATCCGACTCCAGTGAGAGTGAATATGCCAGTGATGAGGAGCAGAAGAACAAGGGCGGCCAGGACACAGCGCCCAAAGAGGAACCCCAGAAGGAGTCTACCAGAACTAAAGTGAAAGACCAACCTTTGGTAGGCAAAGAGGAGGTTGAAAAAGCCGATTTGGTTGTATCAAGTGACTCTGCAGCAGATGATTCCAGTGCAACACTGCAAGATGCATCAACTAAAGAGAAAATAAGCACtgatgtggaaaaagaaaacctgGAGAGGATCAAACCAGCTCCTGAATCACCAGTTTCCAAAGAAAAGTCTCAGGTGAAACAAGAGACAAAGCAGAGTGTTCCAGTGGAGGACTCTGACTCAGAGAGGGAGCTGGTTATTGATCTTGGAGAGGAACATGGCGGCAAGGAGAGGAAAAGGAGCAGAAAAGATAGCAACAGTATTAAAGAGTCAACTGCTGGTAAATCTGAAG GTAAAGCTCTGACCACGTCAGCACTCCCATCTCTAAACAGCACAGCTCCTTCCACTCCCTCCAGTGTTTCCACACAGTCCTCCATGACCATTCCTGTCACTATGGTCTCCTTTACTGCCCCTTCTCCAGCAACAATTAGCCTTGCGTCCATGTCCAGTGCCACCGTAACGCCCCCGTCTTCCTCCTCAGCCTCTGCCACACCAGCTTTAAAGAAACAGCGCCCTCTGCTGCCCAGAGAGACAGTGCCAGTGGTTCAGAGAGCTGTAGTGTGGAATCCCGCCGCCAAGTTTCAGACCTCTTCTCAGAAGTGGCACATGCAGAAGGTGCAGCGTCAGCAGCAAAGCCAGCAACCTGTGGCGGCCACGCACGCGCAGGCATCGTCTCCCAAGCAAGGCCAGGCTCAAGTGCCGACCCAGACACAAGCTGCAGGAAATGGCTCCACAGCGGTCCCCTCATCTTCAGCACAGCAGTCTTCACAAAGCACACGCTATCAGACCAGACAAGCAGTGAAGG CTGTTCAACAAAAAGACACTCCACTCAGCACATCCACGTCAGCTGTCACTCTGGTATCCAGCAGCCCAGCCTCCGTTGCCATGATGGCAGCATCAAGTTTGGGCACAGCTGCAACAGCGTCACCAACAGACTTGTACATCCCAACAGCCTCAGCAGACGTGGCTGCAGACATTGCCAAGTACACAAATAAA aTAATGGATGCAATAAAAGGCACAATGAATGAAATCTACAATGACCTTTCTAAGAGTTCTTCAGGGAATACAATAGCAGAG ATAAAACGACTAAGAATTGAAATAGAAAAGTTACAGTGGCTGCATCAACAAGAGTTGTCTGAAATGAAGCACAATCTTG AGCTGACAATGGCAGAGATGAGGCAGAGTCTGGAGCAGGAGAGAGAGAGGCTGGTGACTGAGGTGAAGAAACAGATGGAGCTGGAGAAGCAGCAGGCtgtggatgagacaaagaagaaGCAGTGGTGTGCAAACTGCAGGAAAGAGGCAATCTTCTACTGCTGCTGGAACACCAGCTACTGCGATTACCCCTGCCAGCAAGCCCACTGGCCAGAACACATGAAGTCCTGCACTCAGTCAG cCACAGCCCCACAGCAAGAACCTGAGGCTGAGCCAACAGCAGCAGACCTCCCAAACAAAGGTTTAGGGCAGACGAGCAGTGGCCCAATCTCTGTCAGAGACATGCCAGTCTCTGCGCCGTCAGACAAAGACTGTGACACGGAGAAGAGCACCGACGGTGTTGCTGTAACTTTATCTTAA